In Rattus norvegicus strain BN/NHsdMcwi chromosome 3, GRCr8, whole genome shotgun sequence, a genomic segment contains:
- the Sall4 gene encoding spalt-like transcription factor 4 has product MSRRKQAKPQHINSEEGQGEQPLQQPSPGLAEAPAAEEPGVPVNSSGNGDEASEDPAPAPVKRSRREDTHICNKCCAEFFSLSEFMEHKKSCTKNPPVLIMNDSEGAVPPEDFSRAVLGSPSNKDGLQENGGSSSGDLKENLGTDSILYLKTEATQPPAPQDISYLPKGKVANTNVTLQALRGTKVAVNQRSTDVPAAPVPAALSIPWILEQILCLQQQQLQQIQLTEQIRVQVNMWAAHALHSGVAGADTLKALSNHVSQQVSVSQQVSAAVALLSQKASNPTLSLDALKQAKLPHAAVPSTASSLSSGFTPFALKPDGTRVLPNFMSRLPNALLPQTPGSVLLQSPFSTVTLDQSKKGKGKPQNLSASMLDAKTKDEVVLGKHKCRYCSKVFGTDSSLQIHLRSHTGERPYVCPVCGHRFTTKGNLKVHFHRHPQVKANPQLFATEFQDKGASSTSPHYALPVPIPVDESSLSVDTEPVPVTGTPSIGLPQKLTSGPNPKDLMGGSLPNDIQPGPSPESEVGLPLLGAGMMRNPPRAGGFQGTGAPESGSETLKLQQLVENIDKATTDPNECLICHRVLSCQSSLKMHYRTHTGERPFQCKICGRAFSTKGNLKTHLGVHRTNMAVKTQHSCPICQKKFTNAVMLQQHIRMHMGGQIPNTPLPESPCDFTVPEPMAVSENGGGSGVCQEDAVEGMEAEEACIQDVPGGPSTVSAPLPGTHLASPSLGFPVMAPLDAQGRGALPALALQRQSSRESGSLEAGDSCLTNDSSSLMGDQECPSRSPDATETMCYQAVSPANSQAGSVKSRSPDGHKAEGVESCRVDTEGRTSLPSTFIRAQPTFVKVEVPGSFVGPPSVPSGMTPLLASQQPPRRQAKQHSCTRCGKNFSSASALQIHERTHTGEKPFVCNICARAFTTKGNLKVHYMTHGTNNNSARRGRKLAIENTMAALGAEGKRAPEVFPKELLSPTVSVDPATWNQYTSVLNGGLAMKTNEISVIQSGGIPTLPVSLGASSVVSNPTLSKLDGSQTGGSGAMSGAMSGNLEKPGVPDGVAKHQFPHFLEENKIAVS; this is encoded by the exons ATGTCGAGGCGCAAGCAGGCGAAGCCCCAGCACATCAACTCGGAGGAGGGCCAGGGCGAGCAGCCGCTGCAGCAACCGAGCCCTGGCCTCGCAGAGGCGCCGGCGGCGGAGGAACCCG GTGTTCCAGTGAATTCCTCAGGGAACGGAGATGAAGCCTCGGAggaccccgcccccgccccggtGAAGCGGTCCCGACGGGAGGATACTCACATCTGTAACAAGTGCTGTGCGGAGTTCttcagtctctctgagttcaTGGAACACAAGAAAAGTTGCACTAAGAACCCTCCTGTCCTCATCATGAATGACAGCGAGGGGGCTGTGCCTCCAGAGGACTTTTCCAGAGCTGTCCTGGGCAGCCCAAGCAATAAAGATGGTCTCCAGGAGAATGGCGGCAGCAGCTCGGGGGACTTGAAGGAGAACCTAGGCACGGACTCCATCCTGTACTTGAAGACAGAGGCGACCCAGCCACCCGCACCCCAGGACATAAGCTATTTGCCCAAAGGCAAAGTAGCCAACACCAATGTGACTCTGCAAGCGCTCCGTGGCACCAAGGTGGCAGTGAACCAGCGGAGCACCGATGTCCCCGCGGCCCCCGTGCCTGCCGCTCTCAGCATCCCTTGGATCCTGGAGCAGATCTTGtgcctgcagcagcagcagctccagcaGATCCAGCTAACGGAACAGATCAGAGTCCAGGTGAACATGTGGGCCGCGCATGCCCTCCACTCTGGCGTGGCAGGCGCGGACACTCTCAAGGCCTTAAGCAACCACGTGTCTCAGcaggtctctgtctcccagcAGGTGTCTGCTGCTGTGGCCCTGCTTAGCCAGAAAGCCTCCAACCCAACTCTgtctctagatgccttgaaacaAGCCAAGCTACCTCATGCCGCTGTCCCCTCCACGGCCAGCTCATTGTCCTCGGGGTTCACACCCTTCGCCTTGAAGCCGGACGGGACTCGAGTTCTCCCCAACTTCATGTCCCGCCTCCCGAATGCCCTGCTACCTCAGACCCCGGGCTCTGTGCTCCTGCAGAGTCCCTTCTCTACTGTGACACTGGACCAGtccaagaaaggaaaggggaaacccCAAAACCTCTCCGCCTCCATGTTAGATGCCAAGACCAAGGACGAGGTTGTCCTCGGTAAGCACAAGTGTAGGTACTGTAGTAAGGTTTTCGGGACCGATAGCTCCCTTCAGATTCATCTTCGCTCCCACACCGGAGAGAGACCTTACGTGTGCCCTGTCTGTGGTCACCGCTTCACCACCAAGGGCAACCTCAAGGTCCACTTCCATCGACACCCTCAGGTGAAGGCGAACCCCCAGCTGTTTGCCACTGAATTCCAGGACAAAGGGGCATCAAGCACCAGTCCTCACTATGCACTCCCTGTCCCCATCCCTGTAGACGAGTCAAGTCTCTCTGTAGACACTGAGCCTGTCCCGGTCACGGGAACCCCTTCCATAGGGCTACCTCAGAAGCTCACTTCAGGGCCTAACCCCAAGGACCTCATGGGCGGCTCCTTGCCCAACGACATACAGCCAGGGCCTTCTCCAGAAAGCGAGGTGGGCCTTCCACTCCTCGGGGCGGGGATGATGCGTAATCCCCCAAGGGCTGGGGGCTTCCAGGGCACTGGAGCCCCAGAGTCAGGGTCAGAGACCCTGAAGTTACAGCAGCTAGTGGAGAACATAGACAAGGCCACCACCGACCCCAACGAGTGTCTCATTTGTCATCGGGTCCTCAGCTGTCAGAGTTCCCTTAAGATGCATTACCGTACCCACACAGGAGAGAGACCATTCCAATGCAAGATCTGTGGCCGGGCCTTCTCCACCAAAGGCAACCTGAAGACACATCTTGGGGTTCACCGAACAAACATGGCCGTAAAGACCCAGCATTCGTGCCCCATCTGCCAGAAGAAGTTCACCAATGCCGTCATGTTACAGCAGCATATCCGGATGCACATGGGTGGCCAGATCCCCAACACGCCTCTGCCCGAGAGTCCCTGCGACTTCACAGTTCCCGAGCCCATGGCCGTCAGTGAGAACGGCGGTGGCAGCGGTGTCTGCCAGGAAGACGCGGTAGAAGGGATGGAAGCGGAGGAGGCTTGTATCCAGGATGTTCCCGGTGGCCCCTCGACGGTCTCCGCGCCGCTCCCCGGAACCCATCTGGCGTCGCCCTCCCTGGGCTTTCCGGTGATGGCTCCCCTGGATGCTCAGGGGAGAGGGGCTCTTCCTGCTTTGGCCTTGCAACGGCAGAGCAGTCGAGAAAGCGGCTCTCTGGAGGCCGGTGACAGTTGCCTGACCAATGACTCTTCCTCGCTCATGGGTGACCAGGAGTGTCCGAGCCGGAGCCCAGATGCCACGGAGACCATGTGCTACCAGGCAGTGTCCCCTGCCAATAGCCAAGCTGGAAGTGTCAAGTCCCGGTCTCCCGACGGTCACAAGGCCGAGGGTGTCGAGAGCTGCCGCGTGGACACCGAAG GCCGTACCAGCCTCCCCTCGACATTTATCCGAGCACAGCCCACCTTTGTCAAAGTTGAAGTACCTGGCTCCTTTGTGGGACCCCCGAGCGTGCCCTCAGGCATGACGCCTCTGCTAGCTTCCCAGCAGCCGCCGCGCCGCCAGGCCAAGCAACACTCTTGCACCCGGTGCGGGAAGAACTTCTCGTCCGCCAGTGCCCTGCAGATCCACGAGCGAACGCACACGGGAGAAAAGCCTTTCGTGTGTAACATATGTGCTCGGGCCTTCACCACGAAAGGCAACCTGAAG gtACACTACATGACTCATGGGACCAACAATAACTCCGCCCGCCGAGGCAGGAAGCTGGCCATAGAGAATACCATGGCCGCCCTGGGTGCTGAGGGAAAGAGAGCACCTGAGGTGTTTCCCAAGGAGCTCCTGTCCCCCACGGTGAGTGTGGACCCTGCCACGTGGAACCAGTACACCAGTGTCCTCAATGGGGGTCTGGCCATGAAGACCAATGAGATCTCTGTGATCCAGAGTGGAGGGATCCCCACCCTGCCTGTGTCTCTGGGGGCCAGCTCCGTGGTGAGCAACCCCACGCTTTCTAAGCTGGATGGCTCCCAGACCGGCGGGAGCGGGGCCATGAGTGGGGCCATGAGCGGGAACCTAGAGAAGCCTGGCGTTCCCGATGGGGTGGCCAAACAccagtttcctcattttctggaGGAAAATAAGATCGCAGTCAgctaa